From the genome of Blautia hydrogenotrophica DSM 10507:
TTCCCATAAGACTCCCGATTTGAGTTTTCCCCTTTTCTATAACTGTAATGATAGGTAACATTCTTGCTTTCCTGTGCTGCATCAGGTTTTTTAGATTCCGTTCTGTTCTCCTGATTCACCTGATAATGTTCACTGCTTTGACCTTCGTGATCTTGACTTCCGTCATTTTTCTCAATTTTCTCGTCTTTCTCTCCATTCCAGCGATATTCATCACTCATGGCTCTTCCCTCCATCATGAAATCTTCTCCATTGCCGCACACTGCGATAACGTAAGTATAACAATTAATTGTGTAGAATATGTGACCATTTTAGGATAATTTCAGTTCTCTTCTTTTTGCTCCCAGTAAGATCTGTTCATAGTGCAAAATTTTATGAACCACATAGGAAAACAGCGATAGCGTTTTCCCAAAAAATATCCAGCATATTTAAATGCACTCTGAAAAAACAGCTCCGCGAGAAGCCACGGCTTTCTCTCCTTTATCAAAAACTTCGCGGTCTTCTTCACCAGAGCAATCCCCTCTCCCTCAGAAGATACTCCCTGAAAAATATCCGGTCTGCATGCCTGAGACACCCCCATATCAAAATTCCTGTGAAACTGCTGCCCACAGCTGTAGTTATGGGAGTGTATCACTCTCGCGTCTGCGCAGTAAGCAATCCGATATCCCTTCTTCACCAGTGCTGCCGCATAGTACATATCTTCATTGAAAATCGCCGATTTCTCAAAACCGCCCATCTTCTCATAAATCCTCCGGTCATAGGCTGCGCACACATTAGAACAGAAATAAGTCTTAATGCCCAGCCGGGGCAGATCTTCTATCCCCTTCGTCAGGGGCTGTTCAGGATAATTGAACTGTCTCGTAAAACGCTCTATCAGATGGCAATTCTTTGCCGGAAGCTGCCTGGCATAGGACACTTGGGCCTTCTCCTCAATCAATGGCCGCAAAATCTCCTCCACCAGCTTAGAATCTGCCGGCATAGCATCCTGAGTCATATAAATCATATAGTCGCTTTTGCAATCCTCGGCAGCCCGTGCTCTCGTCCCTCCATGATCAAACTCCTTCTTCTCAATATGGTGCACTCGAAGCTTCGGGTATCTCTTCTCCCAGTCCTTATTCCAAAATTCCTCCTGGGTGTTCATTACCAAAATCCCGGAGATCGGATATGTCTGTCTCTCCAATCGGTTTAAAAGCTCTTCAAATACTTTTCCTGGTTTGTAGGTGGGAATGATAATATCTACTGTAGGTTTCTCCATCATCTTCTCCTGACTCTCTCATAGCTATCTTCTCAGTGCTTTCGATATAGGGAAAAAGCCAGTTACAGCAGGCTTTGAGACTCTCGCCCCCAAGACCCTGTCTGAACCAGCTTTCCGCAATCAACTATTTTCTCCGTCTATTCCATCTCTTCACTGGATGACTCCTCAATGCCTCCGGTATCCCCGCTGCCTTCATAGTCTCCAGTATCTCCGCCTCCATTGTCTGTGTAGCCGCTGTCATAATTGGTATCCCCACTGTCATAATCCGAATAACCGCTGTCGTAATCTTCCCCGTCATAATCAGAGTAGCCACTGTCATAACTGCTGTCATAGCCAGAATAATCCGTAGAATAATCAGAGGT
Proteins encoded in this window:
- a CDS encoding glycosyltransferase family 2 protein — translated: MEKPTVDIIIPTYKPGKVFEELLNRLERQTYPISGILVMNTQEEFWNKDWEKRYPKLRVHHIEKKEFDHGGTRARAAEDCKSDYMIYMTQDAMPADSKLVEEILRPLIEEKAQVSYARQLPAKNCHLIERFTRQFNYPEQPLTKGIEDLPRLGIKTYFCSNVCAAYDRRIYEKMGGFEKSAIFNEDMYYAAALVKKGYRIAYCADARVIHSHNYSCGQQFHRNFDMGVSQACRPDIFQGVSSEGEGIALVKKTAKFLIKERKPWLLAELFFQSAFKYAGYFLGKRYRCFPMWFIKFCTMNRSYWEQKEEN